From a region of the Castor canadensis chromosome 7, mCasCan1.hap1v2, whole genome shotgun sequence genome:
- the Nasp gene encoding nuclear autoantigenic sperm protein isoform X3, whose product MATESTATAAIAADLASADKIEDAPAPSTSTDRVESLDVDSEAKKLLGLGQKHLVMGDIPAAVNAFQEAASLLGKKYGETANECGEAFFFYGKSLLELARMENGVLGNALEGVHVEEEEGEKTEDESVVENNDNIEEEAREELREQVYDAMGEKEAAKKTEGKSLSKPETDTEQESEMEKCRREDMDISEPAEKLQEKVELTSNQLTETSEEAKGAAAPEGLSEAEVTSGKPEQELPDAEERKSVSGIDFQNEECSEKGGQEKQGEVIVNIEEKPKEASEEQPIMTLEKQGSAVEVEVQPVDPTVNSVDVGGDEPKEQVATSESEPGKAEQLVGQEVLSVEESPVVAAEAGSEVCEKPGQEATVLSENGAVKLSAAGDETPIEPQTSAERLTETKDDSGLQEVRAELVPSQEETKLPVQESEAAGDGVEIKVAQRATKKAPEDKFKIAANEETQEREEQMKEGEEIEGSEEEDKENDKAEEIPNESVLDNKSLQENEEEEIGNLELAWDMLDLAKIIFKRQETKEAQLYAAQAHLKLGEVSVESENYIQAVEEFQACLNLQEQYLEAHDRLLAETHYQLGLAYGYNSQYDEAVAQFSKSIEVIEKRMAVLNEQMKETGGSFSEYEKEIEELKELLPEIREKIEDAKESQRSGNVAELALKATLVESSTSGFTPSGGGSSVSMIASRKPTDGASSSNCVTDISHLVRKKRKPEEESPRKDDAKKAKQEPEAENQAESRAAVEAGATVESTAC is encoded by the exons TCTGGATGTGGATAGTGAAGCAAAGAAACTATTGGGATTAGGACAGAAACATCTAGTGATGGGGGATATTCCAGCAGCTGTCAATGCATTCCAGGAAGCAGCTAGTCTTTT aggtaaGAAATATGGAGAAACAGCTAATGAGTGTGGAGAAGCCTTCTTTTTTTATGGAAAATCACTTTTGGAGTTGGCAAG AATGGAGAATGGAGTGTTGGGAAATGCCTTGGAAGGTGTGCatgtggaagaggaagaaggagaaaaaacagaagatgaaTCTGTGgtagaaaataatgataatatagaAG AGGAAGCAAGGGAAGAGTTGAGAGAACAGGTTTATGACGCCATGGGAGAAAAAGAAGCAGCCAAAAAAACAGAAGGCAAGTCTCTGTCAAAGCCTGAAACTGATACAGAACAAGAGAGTGAAATGGAGAAGTGTAGAAGAGAAGATATGGATATAAGTGAGCCTGCAGAGAAGCTACAGGAAAAAGTTGAATTGACTTCAAATCAGttaactgaaacctctgaagaggcaaaaggagcagcagcaccagaAGGACTGAGTGAAGCTGAGGTCACTTCTGGGAAGCCAGAACAAGAACTACCAGATGCTGAGGAAAGAAAATCAGTTTCTGGAATTGATTTCCAAAATGAAGAATGCAGTGAAAAAGGAGGTCAGGAGAAGCAGGGAGAGGTAATTGTGAACATAGAGGAAAAACCAAAGGAAGCTTCAGAAGAGCAGCCTATCATGACTCTAGAAAAGCAGGGCAGTGCAGTGGAGGTAGAAGTACAGCCTGTAGACCCAACAGTCAATTCAGTGGATGTGGGTGGGGATGAACCAAAGGAGCAAGTAGCTACTTCTGAAAGTGAGCCAGGAAAGGCTGAGCAACTGGTAGGGCAAGAAGTGCTTTCTGTTGAAGAGTCACCAGTGGTGGCTGCAGAGGCTGGATCAGAAGTCTGTGAGAAGCCAGGGCAGGAAGCTACAGTTCTCTCTGAGAATGGTGCAGTCAAACTGTCAGCTGCAGGAGATGAGACTCCTATTGAACCACAAACTTCTGCAGAAAGACTGACAGAAACAAAAGATGATTCAGGTCTACAGGAGGTTAGAGCAGAACTGGTTCCTAGCCAGGAGGAGACAAAACTGCCTGTTCAAGAGTCTGAGGCAGCTGGAGATGGGGTTGAGATCAAGGTAGCCCAGAGAGCTACTAAGAAAGCACCTGAAGACAAATTTAAGATAGCTGCTAATGAAGAGACACAAGAGAGAGAAGAACAGATGAAAGAGGGTGAAG AAATTGAAGGTTCAGAAGAAGAGGACAAAGAAAATGACAAGGCTGAAGAAATACCAAATGAATCAGTTCTTGACAATAAA tctcttcaagaaaatgaagAGGAGGAGATTGGGAACCTAGAGCTTGCCTGGGATATGCTGGATTTAGcaaagatcatttttaaaag GCAAGAGACAAAAGAAGCCCAACTTTATGCTGCACAGGCACATCTTAAACTTGGAGAAGTTAGTGTTGAATCTg AGAACTATATTCAAGCTGTGGAGGAGTTCCAGGCTTGCCTAAACCTGCAGGAGCAATATCTGGAAGCCCATGACCGTCTCCTTGCAGAGACACACTACCAGTTGGGCTTGGCCTATGGGTATAACTCTCAGTATGATGAGGCAGTGGCACAGTTCAGCAAATCTATTGAAGTCATTGAGAAGAGAATGG CTGTACTAAATGAACAGATGAAGGAGACTGGAGGATCATTTTCTGAATatgagaaagaaattgaggagcTGAAGGAACTGCTACCTGAAATTAGAGAGAAGATAGAGGATGCAAAGGAGTCCCAGCGTAGTGGGAATGTAGCTGAATTGGCTCTGAAAGCTACTCTG GTGGAGAGCTCTACTTCAGGTTTCACTCCTAGTGGAGGAGGCTCTTCAGTCTCCATG ATTGCCAGTAGAAAACCAACAGATGGTGCTTCCTCATCAAATTGTGTGACTGATATTTCCCACCTTGTCAGGAAGAag AGAAAACCAGAGGAAGAGAGCCCCCGGAAAGATGATGCAAAGAAAGCCAAACAAGAGCCGGAG GCTGAGAATCAGGCTGAAAGTCGGGCAGCAGTAGAGGCTGGAGCTACAGTTGAAAGCACTGCATGTTAA
- the Nasp gene encoding nuclear autoantigenic sperm protein isoform X1 has product MATESTATAAIAADLASADKIEDAPAPSTSTDRVESLDVDSEAKKLLGLGQKHLVMGDIPAAVNAFQEAASLLGKKYGETANECGEAFFFYGKSLLELARMENGVLGNALEGVHVEEEEGEKTEDESVVENNDNIEEEAREELREQVYDAMGEKEAAKKTEGKSLSKPETDTEQESEMEKCRREDMDISEPAEKLQEKVELTSNQLTETSEEAKGAAAPEGLSEAEVTSGKPEQELPDAEERKSVSGIDFQNEECSEKGGQEKQGEVIVNIEEKPKEASEEQPIMTLEKQGSAVEVEVQPVDPTVNSVDVGGDEPKEQVATSESEPGKAEQLVGQEVLSVEESPVVAAEAGSEVCEKPGQEATVLSENGAVKLSAAGDETPIEPQTSAERLTETKDDSGLQEVRAELVPSQEETKLPVQESEAAGDGVEIKVAQRATKKAPEDKFKIAANEETQEREEQMKEGEEIEGSEEEDKENDKAEEIPNESVLDNKSLQENEEEEIGNLELAWDMLDLAKIIFKRQETKEAQLYAAQAHLKLGEVSVESENYIQAVEEFQACLNLQEQYLEAHDRLLAETHYQLGLAYGYNSQYDEAVAQFSKSIEVIEKRMAVLNEQMKETGGSFSEYEKEIEELKELLPEIREKIEDAKESQRSGNVAELALKATLVESSTSGFTPSGGGSSVSMIASRKPTDGASSSNCVTDISHLVRKKRKPEEESPRKDDAKKAKQEPEVNGGSGDAVPSGNEVSENMEEEAENQAESRAAVEAGATVESTAC; this is encoded by the exons TCTGGATGTGGATAGTGAAGCAAAGAAACTATTGGGATTAGGACAGAAACATCTAGTGATGGGGGATATTCCAGCAGCTGTCAATGCATTCCAGGAAGCAGCTAGTCTTTT aggtaaGAAATATGGAGAAACAGCTAATGAGTGTGGAGAAGCCTTCTTTTTTTATGGAAAATCACTTTTGGAGTTGGCAAG AATGGAGAATGGAGTGTTGGGAAATGCCTTGGAAGGTGTGCatgtggaagaggaagaaggagaaaaaacagaagatgaaTCTGTGgtagaaaataatgataatatagaAG AGGAAGCAAGGGAAGAGTTGAGAGAACAGGTTTATGACGCCATGGGAGAAAAAGAAGCAGCCAAAAAAACAGAAGGCAAGTCTCTGTCAAAGCCTGAAACTGATACAGAACAAGAGAGTGAAATGGAGAAGTGTAGAAGAGAAGATATGGATATAAGTGAGCCTGCAGAGAAGCTACAGGAAAAAGTTGAATTGACTTCAAATCAGttaactgaaacctctgaagaggcaaaaggagcagcagcaccagaAGGACTGAGTGAAGCTGAGGTCACTTCTGGGAAGCCAGAACAAGAACTACCAGATGCTGAGGAAAGAAAATCAGTTTCTGGAATTGATTTCCAAAATGAAGAATGCAGTGAAAAAGGAGGTCAGGAGAAGCAGGGAGAGGTAATTGTGAACATAGAGGAAAAACCAAAGGAAGCTTCAGAAGAGCAGCCTATCATGACTCTAGAAAAGCAGGGCAGTGCAGTGGAGGTAGAAGTACAGCCTGTAGACCCAACAGTCAATTCAGTGGATGTGGGTGGGGATGAACCAAAGGAGCAAGTAGCTACTTCTGAAAGTGAGCCAGGAAAGGCTGAGCAACTGGTAGGGCAAGAAGTGCTTTCTGTTGAAGAGTCACCAGTGGTGGCTGCAGAGGCTGGATCAGAAGTCTGTGAGAAGCCAGGGCAGGAAGCTACAGTTCTCTCTGAGAATGGTGCAGTCAAACTGTCAGCTGCAGGAGATGAGACTCCTATTGAACCACAAACTTCTGCAGAAAGACTGACAGAAACAAAAGATGATTCAGGTCTACAGGAGGTTAGAGCAGAACTGGTTCCTAGCCAGGAGGAGACAAAACTGCCTGTTCAAGAGTCTGAGGCAGCTGGAGATGGGGTTGAGATCAAGGTAGCCCAGAGAGCTACTAAGAAAGCACCTGAAGACAAATTTAAGATAGCTGCTAATGAAGAGACACAAGAGAGAGAAGAACAGATGAAAGAGGGTGAAG AAATTGAAGGTTCAGAAGAAGAGGACAAAGAAAATGACAAGGCTGAAGAAATACCAAATGAATCAGTTCTTGACAATAAA tctcttcaagaaaatgaagAGGAGGAGATTGGGAACCTAGAGCTTGCCTGGGATATGCTGGATTTAGcaaagatcatttttaaaag GCAAGAGACAAAAGAAGCCCAACTTTATGCTGCACAGGCACATCTTAAACTTGGAGAAGTTAGTGTTGAATCTg AGAACTATATTCAAGCTGTGGAGGAGTTCCAGGCTTGCCTAAACCTGCAGGAGCAATATCTGGAAGCCCATGACCGTCTCCTTGCAGAGACACACTACCAGTTGGGCTTGGCCTATGGGTATAACTCTCAGTATGATGAGGCAGTGGCACAGTTCAGCAAATCTATTGAAGTCATTGAGAAGAGAATGG CTGTACTAAATGAACAGATGAAGGAGACTGGAGGATCATTTTCTGAATatgagaaagaaattgaggagcTGAAGGAACTGCTACCTGAAATTAGAGAGAAGATAGAGGATGCAAAGGAGTCCCAGCGTAGTGGGAATGTAGCTGAATTGGCTCTGAAAGCTACTCTG GTGGAGAGCTCTACTTCAGGTTTCACTCCTAGTGGAGGAGGCTCTTCAGTCTCCATG ATTGCCAGTAGAAAACCAACAGATGGTGCTTCCTCATCAAATTGTGTGACTGATATTTCCCACCTTGTCAGGAAGAag AGAAAACCAGAGGAAGAGAGCCCCCGGAAAGATGATGCAAAGAAAGCCAAACAAGAGCCGGAGGTGAATGGAGGCAGTGGGGATGCTGTCCCCAGTGGAAATGAAGTTTCAGAAAACATGGAGGAAGAG GCTGAGAATCAGGCTGAAAGTCGGGCAGCAGTAGAGGCTGGAGCTACAGTTGAAAGCACTGCATGTTAA
- the Nasp gene encoding nuclear autoantigenic sperm protein isoform X2 codes for MATESTATAAIAADLASADKIEDAPAPSTSTDRVESLDVDSEAKKLLGLGQKHLVMGDIPAAVNAFQEAASLLGKKYGETANECGEAFFFYGKSLLELARMENGVLGNALEGVHVEEEEGEKTEDESVVENNDNIEEEAREELREQVYDAMGEKEAAKKTEGKSLSKPETDTEQESEMEKCRREDMDISEPAEKLQEKVELTSNQLTETSEEAKGAAAPEGLSEAEVTSGKPEQELPDAEERKSVSGIDFQNEECSEKGGQEKQGEVIVNIEEKPKEASEEQPIMTLEKQGSAVEVEVQPVDPTVNSVDVGGDEPKEQVATSESEPGKAEQLVGQEVLSVEESPVVAAEAGSEVCEKPGQEATVLSENGAVKLSAAGDETPIEPQTSAERLTETKDDSGLQEVRAELVPSQEETKLPVQESEAAGDGVEIKVAQRATKKAPEDKFKIAANEETQEREEQMKEGEEIEGSEEEDKENDKAEEIPNESVLDNKSLQENEEEEIGNLELAWDMLDLAKIIFKRQETKEAQLYAAQAHLKLGEVSVESENYIQAVEEFQACLNLQEQYLEAHDRLLAETHYQLGLAYGYNSQYDEAVAQFSKSIEVIEKRMAVLNEQMKETGGSFSEYEKEIEELKELLPEIREKIEDAKESQRSGNVAELALKATLIASRKPTDGASSSNCVTDISHLVRKKRKPEEESPRKDDAKKAKQEPEVNGGSGDAVPSGNEVSENMEEEAENQAESRAAVEAGATVESTAC; via the exons TCTGGATGTGGATAGTGAAGCAAAGAAACTATTGGGATTAGGACAGAAACATCTAGTGATGGGGGATATTCCAGCAGCTGTCAATGCATTCCAGGAAGCAGCTAGTCTTTT aggtaaGAAATATGGAGAAACAGCTAATGAGTGTGGAGAAGCCTTCTTTTTTTATGGAAAATCACTTTTGGAGTTGGCAAG AATGGAGAATGGAGTGTTGGGAAATGCCTTGGAAGGTGTGCatgtggaagaggaagaaggagaaaaaacagaagatgaaTCTGTGgtagaaaataatgataatatagaAG AGGAAGCAAGGGAAGAGTTGAGAGAACAGGTTTATGACGCCATGGGAGAAAAAGAAGCAGCCAAAAAAACAGAAGGCAAGTCTCTGTCAAAGCCTGAAACTGATACAGAACAAGAGAGTGAAATGGAGAAGTGTAGAAGAGAAGATATGGATATAAGTGAGCCTGCAGAGAAGCTACAGGAAAAAGTTGAATTGACTTCAAATCAGttaactgaaacctctgaagaggcaaaaggagcagcagcaccagaAGGACTGAGTGAAGCTGAGGTCACTTCTGGGAAGCCAGAACAAGAACTACCAGATGCTGAGGAAAGAAAATCAGTTTCTGGAATTGATTTCCAAAATGAAGAATGCAGTGAAAAAGGAGGTCAGGAGAAGCAGGGAGAGGTAATTGTGAACATAGAGGAAAAACCAAAGGAAGCTTCAGAAGAGCAGCCTATCATGACTCTAGAAAAGCAGGGCAGTGCAGTGGAGGTAGAAGTACAGCCTGTAGACCCAACAGTCAATTCAGTGGATGTGGGTGGGGATGAACCAAAGGAGCAAGTAGCTACTTCTGAAAGTGAGCCAGGAAAGGCTGAGCAACTGGTAGGGCAAGAAGTGCTTTCTGTTGAAGAGTCACCAGTGGTGGCTGCAGAGGCTGGATCAGAAGTCTGTGAGAAGCCAGGGCAGGAAGCTACAGTTCTCTCTGAGAATGGTGCAGTCAAACTGTCAGCTGCAGGAGATGAGACTCCTATTGAACCACAAACTTCTGCAGAAAGACTGACAGAAACAAAAGATGATTCAGGTCTACAGGAGGTTAGAGCAGAACTGGTTCCTAGCCAGGAGGAGACAAAACTGCCTGTTCAAGAGTCTGAGGCAGCTGGAGATGGGGTTGAGATCAAGGTAGCCCAGAGAGCTACTAAGAAAGCACCTGAAGACAAATTTAAGATAGCTGCTAATGAAGAGACACAAGAGAGAGAAGAACAGATGAAAGAGGGTGAAG AAATTGAAGGTTCAGAAGAAGAGGACAAAGAAAATGACAAGGCTGAAGAAATACCAAATGAATCAGTTCTTGACAATAAA tctcttcaagaaaatgaagAGGAGGAGATTGGGAACCTAGAGCTTGCCTGGGATATGCTGGATTTAGcaaagatcatttttaaaag GCAAGAGACAAAAGAAGCCCAACTTTATGCTGCACAGGCACATCTTAAACTTGGAGAAGTTAGTGTTGAATCTg AGAACTATATTCAAGCTGTGGAGGAGTTCCAGGCTTGCCTAAACCTGCAGGAGCAATATCTGGAAGCCCATGACCGTCTCCTTGCAGAGACACACTACCAGTTGGGCTTGGCCTATGGGTATAACTCTCAGTATGATGAGGCAGTGGCACAGTTCAGCAAATCTATTGAAGTCATTGAGAAGAGAATGG CTGTACTAAATGAACAGATGAAGGAGACTGGAGGATCATTTTCTGAATatgagaaagaaattgaggagcTGAAGGAACTGCTACCTGAAATTAGAGAGAAGATAGAGGATGCAAAGGAGTCCCAGCGTAGTGGGAATGTAGCTGAATTGGCTCTGAAAGCTACTCTG ATTGCCAGTAGAAAACCAACAGATGGTGCTTCCTCATCAAATTGTGTGACTGATATTTCCCACCTTGTCAGGAAGAag AGAAAACCAGAGGAAGAGAGCCCCCGGAAAGATGATGCAAAGAAAGCCAAACAAGAGCCGGAGGTGAATGGAGGCAGTGGGGATGCTGTCCCCAGTGGAAATGAAGTTTCAGAAAACATGGAGGAAGAG GCTGAGAATCAGGCTGAAAGTCGGGCAGCAGTAGAGGCTGGAGCTACAGTTGAAAGCACTGCATGTTAA
- the Nasp gene encoding nuclear autoantigenic sperm protein isoform X4 produces the protein MATESTATAAIAADLASADKIEDAPAPSTSTDRVESLDVDSEAKKLLGLGQKHLVMGDIPAAVNAFQEAASLLGKKYGETANECGEAFFFYGKSLLELARMENGVLGNALEGVHVEEEEGEKTEDESVVENNDNIEEIEGSEEEDKENDKAEEIPNESVLDNKSLQENEEEEIGNLELAWDMLDLAKIIFKRQETKEAQLYAAQAHLKLGEVSVESENYIQAVEEFQACLNLQEQYLEAHDRLLAETHYQLGLAYGYNSQYDEAVAQFSKSIEVIEKRMAVLNEQMKETGGSFSEYEKEIEELKELLPEIREKIEDAKESQRSGNVAELALKATLVESSTSGFTPSGGGSSVSMIASRKPTDGASSSNCVTDISHLVRKKRKPEEESPRKDDAKKAKQEPEVNGGSGDAVPSGNEVSENMEEEAENQAESRAAVEAGATVESTAC, from the exons TCTGGATGTGGATAGTGAAGCAAAGAAACTATTGGGATTAGGACAGAAACATCTAGTGATGGGGGATATTCCAGCAGCTGTCAATGCATTCCAGGAAGCAGCTAGTCTTTT aggtaaGAAATATGGAGAAACAGCTAATGAGTGTGGAGAAGCCTTCTTTTTTTATGGAAAATCACTTTTGGAGTTGGCAAG AATGGAGAATGGAGTGTTGGGAAATGCCTTGGAAGGTGTGCatgtggaagaggaagaaggagaaaaaacagaagatgaaTCTGTGgtagaaaataatgataatatagaAG AAATTGAAGGTTCAGAAGAAGAGGACAAAGAAAATGACAAGGCTGAAGAAATACCAAATGAATCAGTTCTTGACAATAAA tctcttcaagaaaatgaagAGGAGGAGATTGGGAACCTAGAGCTTGCCTGGGATATGCTGGATTTAGcaaagatcatttttaaaag GCAAGAGACAAAAGAAGCCCAACTTTATGCTGCACAGGCACATCTTAAACTTGGAGAAGTTAGTGTTGAATCTg AGAACTATATTCAAGCTGTGGAGGAGTTCCAGGCTTGCCTAAACCTGCAGGAGCAATATCTGGAAGCCCATGACCGTCTCCTTGCAGAGACACACTACCAGTTGGGCTTGGCCTATGGGTATAACTCTCAGTATGATGAGGCAGTGGCACAGTTCAGCAAATCTATTGAAGTCATTGAGAAGAGAATGG CTGTACTAAATGAACAGATGAAGGAGACTGGAGGATCATTTTCTGAATatgagaaagaaattgaggagcTGAAGGAACTGCTACCTGAAATTAGAGAGAAGATAGAGGATGCAAAGGAGTCCCAGCGTAGTGGGAATGTAGCTGAATTGGCTCTGAAAGCTACTCTG GTGGAGAGCTCTACTTCAGGTTTCACTCCTAGTGGAGGAGGCTCTTCAGTCTCCATG ATTGCCAGTAGAAAACCAACAGATGGTGCTTCCTCATCAAATTGTGTGACTGATATTTCCCACCTTGTCAGGAAGAag AGAAAACCAGAGGAAGAGAGCCCCCGGAAAGATGATGCAAAGAAAGCCAAACAAGAGCCGGAGGTGAATGGAGGCAGTGGGGATGCTGTCCCCAGTGGAAATGAAGTTTCAGAAAACATGGAGGAAGAG GCTGAGAATCAGGCTGAAAGTCGGGCAGCAGTAGAGGCTGGAGCTACAGTTGAAAGCACTGCATGTTAA